A stretch of DNA from Candidatus Ancaeobacter aquaticus:
TAGATATAATCGTCTTTTGTAATCCAATTTTTTAAGCGAAATCCTTTCGCGAATATGACCCTTTGTTTAAAAACCTCTAATTAAGCTTAAAATCATACCTTATGCGTATTGTTGCGGAATCGTTGATTTTTGGTCTCGTGCCTTGACAAATAGTATCTTATATTGTATAATAGTGTATGAGCACAGTGGCTAAAGAATAAGTCTGAATATATGAATAATGAAAGGAGGGTATCATGAGAAAAATACTATCAGCAGCTATCATTACCCTTTTTCTAAGTATCGCTATTAACAATAGCTTAGCGGTTGCAGAAGGGGTAATGGAAGGAATCGGTGATGGGGCAGTTGTTGTTGCAGAACAATCTAATAACTGTATGGGAAAGCTGTCACGTGGAGTGAGTAATGTTGCCTTAGGATGGGCAGAAATCCCGAAACTTGCGCTCAGAAAAGAAGGCCCTATGGAAGGGCTTGAAAGGGCTGCAACAAGGACTGGTGGTGGATTTGTCGATGTTATGACGTTTGTTTTGCCGCCGTATGATGAAGAATATATTGAACCTGAATACTTTTCTCCCTGATACTGTCGGGGTATCGTATTAATAAAAAAAACAATAAGACATGCGAAGCATGTGTTTGTTCTTGCCTGATATAATACCTTTCTATATCATATTATCTGTATATAACGGAGATTTTTTATGTCTATAAAGTCAGATACATGGATAAAACAGCAGGCTTTAAAAAACGGTATGATTAAACCTTTTAAGTCTACTTTAGTCAGTGCGGGTAAAATATCATACGGTTTGTCATCGTATGGCTATGATATACGTGTTGCAGATGAATTTTGTATTTTTACTGACATTAATTCTACCGTGGTTGATCCTAAGGCATTTGATAAGAGGTCACTTATTACACATAAAGGTAAAGAATGTATTATCCCGCCAAATTCATTTGCTTTAGCAAAAACAGTAGAATACTTTAAGATACCACGTAATATTATTGCCGTATGTGTTGGTAAATCGACCTATGCCCGGTGTGGAATTATCGTCAATGTAACGCCGTTTGAACCTGAATGGGAAGGGTATGCCACATTAGAAATATCGAATACAACACCCATCCCGGCAAAAATTTATGCCAATGAGGGGATTGCACAGGTGCTCTTTTTTGAATCTGATTCAGTGTGTGAATGTTCATATAAAGACAGGAAAGGAAAATATCAGAAACAGCCGGGTTTGACATTGCCAAAAGTTTGAGACAGTATATTGGCAGTGCAACAATGTCTCGCAAAATCTGAAGAACATATTATGGCGCGTAAACAAAAAATAGAAATTAAAGAAAATGGAATATTTGTAGGTGGAAAACTTATCCAGATGATTTCGGGTGAGTTTCACTATTGGAGAGTTCCTCCTGACGCATGGGATAGTATTTTCGATGCTATGAAAAAATTAGGGTTTGCAATGGTAGCTACATACATTCCCTGGGATTTTCATGAGATAAAAAAAGGAACGTTTGATTTTACAGGCAAAACAAGTGAGCATAAGAACCTAAAAAAGTGGTTAGAACTTTGTTCAAAACATAAAATGTCTGTCATTATTCGTCCGGGACCCTATATATACGCAGAATGGAATTATGGCGGGCCCCCTGAATATGTTGTCAAATATCCGCGTCTCTCAAAAGAATTTTTAGCCCATTCAGAAGTGTGGATAAAAAGCATTTCAGTTTTTTTAAAGCCGTACCTGGTGACACAAGGTGGGTCCATAGTTTTATTGCAGCCTTGTAATGAGGTTACCGGGTCTTATGAAAATTCTCCTGATGCGCGGTCTGACAAAATACTTGATATATATAAGTCGTACTGCAAGGAAAAATTTTCATCGATAAATGAATTGAATGCAAGTACACATAAAAACTATAAGGATTTTTCAAAGATAACAATCCCGGATATTCCTTCTGCATGGGGGGGCTGCTGTTTTAGGGATATTGACCTCTCTCATCTTCCAACGACGTTGGCTGAATGCAAACTATTTATAGAGTTTGGTAAATGGTATACGGAAAAATATCTAAAATACGTAGCGGATCTATATAAAAAGTCTGGTATAGATGTCCCGATTATCGTTAACCTTGTTGGGTGGTACTGGCCTCAGAATTTTGAGCGATTAGAGAAAATACTCGACCTTACATCAATGGATACGTATTACCAGAATATGCTGCCTGGAGATTTGTACTGTGCCTTCACCAAGCTATACAAAATATATAGCCGTATATCGAAGTTTCCGACTGCGGTTGAATTCCAATGTGGTGTCTGGGATCCTATGATCAAACAGATAGGGGTGATGAGCGAACGACATTTTTATTACACATCGTTAGTCGCAATTGCATCGGGCTTGAAGGGGATTAACTATTACATGTTAGTCAATAGAGATAATTGGTATTTTGCACCCATTAACGAATGGGGGAAAATACGAGTGGCTGCCCAAAAGGTTGTTCAGAGAACAACAAGTGTCATGAAGAAGCTATCGATTGAAAATCTCGAAAGGACAACTTCGCTTGGTATTGCTTGGTACGCACCACATACGGAACATTTTCTTTTTACCGGCAAGAAACAAGTTCACCTAGAATACAAGCATAAAGAAATATCAAAAATGCCATTCAATGAGGATTACCCGCATGTATGGAACATATACCGATCTATGACAAATTACGGTTTTGACCTTGATATTGTATCTATTACTGATGATAAAGAATTTCCTCCGTATTTGATCTATAGCGGATATCCGTTTATGGAATGGCCAATTGCAGAAAAACTATATAAATATGTCGCTTCGGGCGGTAAATTAATTGTGTTTGGCAGTTTACCAGAGGTAGATATCTCTGGAGAAATGAAATATGATCTCTTTAAAGATTTACTCAAAAACTTGCGGACATATAAAGCAAAAGGCGTATTCTCAATTAAGATAGGTAAAGGCGCAATATATTATGCTCCTGAAGATGGTAGTACTAACTATAGAACATTCTTTAAAGAAGTGGGGTACACCGAGGATATATGTAGTGCTATT
This window harbors:
- a CDS encoding beta-galactosidase, yielding MARKQKIEIKENGIFVGGKLIQMISGEFHYWRVPPDAWDSIFDAMKKLGFAMVATYIPWDFHEIKKGTFDFTGKTSEHKNLKKWLELCSKHKMSVIIRPGPYIYAEWNYGGPPEYVVKYPRLSKEFLAHSEVWIKSISVFLKPYLVTQGGSIVLLQPCNEVTGSYENSPDARSDKILDIYKSYCKEKFSSINELNASTHKNYKDFSKITIPDIPSAWGGCCFRDIDLSHLPTTLAECKLFIEFGKWYTEKYLKYVADLYKKSGIDVPIIVNLVGWYWPQNFERLEKILDLTSMDTYYQNMLPGDLYCAFTKLYKIYSRISKFPTAVEFQCGVWDPMIKQIGVMSERHFYYTSLVAIASGLKGINYYMLVNRDNWYFAPINEWGKIRVAAQKVVQRTTSVMKKLSIENLERTTSLGIAWYAPHTEHFLFTGKKQVHLEYKHKEISKMPFNEDYPHVWNIYRSMTNYGFDLDIVSITDDKEFPPYLIYSGYPFMEWPIAEKLYKYVASGGKLIVFGSLPEVDISGEMKYDLFKDLLKNLRTYKAKGVFSIKIGKGAIYYAPEDGSTNYRTFFKEVGYTEDICSAIPGIFTSMHVDKKTKKNILFVINNNFVKKECKLTVSRMCKFTRLTDIEDKKKYLLRDTLTIDKKDVRVFYLS
- the dcd gene encoding dCTP deaminase — translated: MSIKSDTWIKQQALKNGMIKPFKSTLVSAGKISYGLSSYGYDIRVADEFCIFTDINSTVVDPKAFDKRSLITHKGKECIIPPNSFALAKTVEYFKIPRNIIAVCVGKSTYARCGIIVNVTPFEPEWEGYATLEISNTTPIPAKIYANEGIAQVLFFESDSVCECSYKDRKGKYQKQPGLTLPKV